The segment ggagggagggagggagggagggagggagggagggagagagggagggaggaaacaaaCAAGAATGAAATCAAGCCAGCCTCCGAGAAGCCAATTCCACTTTGGCCACAGGGGGCGCTCTTTCTCTGGTGCAGCGTCTGTATGACTGATGCTGAGTCAAAGCTGTGATTGCCTTCCTCCTCTCGCGTCCGGTCCCGCTCTTTCGTTGGGTGCTGCAAATGAGGCTGTAAAGAGTTCAGAATAAACAAACGATTGTAACGGACCCAAACAAATAGCTGTGAATGGTCCAAACACCCTTCTTGGGCCTTCTGAGCAAGCTGCTTAGATGGCTGGGCCATACTCTTTTGTGCTACTCCTTGGTTCTGAGATATCAAGCTCACTCACATGGTGGTCTTTTCTTGACCCCCGAAGAAGCCTCAGAGAGTTCCTTGCTCTAAGTTCCCAAAGAACCCAACTTTCGTCTATTGTCAGTTTCCAGCCAGGCTTCCTAGAGCTATCTGCTAAACGGTGGACCCTGGTGGCTTCCCGCCAGCGCACTACCAGTGCCTgggggactcagttctctccttccatggtgTGGATTTGCCCGGGTGGAACTCAAGTTGTTAGCCTTAACGGCAAGCGCTTTTACCCTctcagccatcttgcctgcccttTCTTGGAGCATAAAGACTCGTCTGAGATGCTGGTTGCGTATCCACCTGTTGACTCTGGTCACATGAACTACAGGATTAAAAAGAGGACGATCAGAAACATCCTTTCCCATGTAGATTCTTTTGCTACCATTTTTCAGGGTGCTCTAGTCTTCCCATTTTGTTTTGCCCCCGCCCACGTTTTCAATTGCTAGCATTCAGAGCTTAAGCGTTCATAGGAAGAGGTTAAactagaggagaggaaaggaaataggAACCTCTGTACTCTTCCTGGTATTTCACCCTGTGGCACTGCCTAGGAACACTTCCACGGCGCATGACCAAgcattaatttttacttattattattaattatctcTCCCTTCTGGGATCTCACACGGGCCCTTTTGCCTTCACTGAATTCCCCACATCTTAACAATCGATGAGCAAGGGCCTTATTCCCGTCTTGACTTCGAGAAGAATCATCATCATTGTAACCATTGTGCCCAAGAACAAAGGAACATATGGATCAAAGCTTTAGAGTCTTCAGTCCCACTACCATCACATGACCACCCAGCTCAAAGGCAGCTACTGTCAACTGAAGCACTGGTGGGATCCGCAGCTTCTGGGCTTTTTAAAGGAGTTCCTATGGTTACCTAGAGACAGCACCCTCGCTGCATCATCGCATTGTTTGCGGCCGTGTTGCCAACATTCCTTCTGCGAGGCTGTATTTAGCCACTTCAAGCTGTAGCCCTTGGTGACAGCATCTCTCCTCTCACAGATCCTTTCGTCCCTCCTGCTCATCTATTTCCTTTTGGTTTCCCTTTCCGACCTAAGAATCAGCTTGCCTAATCAGATCGGAAAGTCCTACTGGTGTTGAATTAGAATAACGCTTAAAcgtattcattaaaaaaaaacaaaaaacaaaacaggttggggatttagctcagtggtagagcgcttgaggccctgagttcagtccccagctccgaaaaaaataaaaaaataaaaaaataaaaaaataaaataaaaaaaacaacccGTATTCATTAATCTGGGCAAACATTTTGAATGCCAATGTATCTTATGTAATAATGCAACCCGTATGTTTTCATTTGAAACTTTAGTTTCTATCCCCAAAGTATTTCTTTGTTCTTCATATCGTTCCTATTAGGTTCAGGCTCCTTTTTACCCTGTGCTGTGTTTTATTAACAGCTATTTCTATGACACTTCTTAATCTTCTGCTGTCTCTATATGATGACCCcggcttcctcccttccttccctcctttcccctgtACAGTGCTGAGGGTGAACTGCAGAGTGCTGTGTATGGGAAGCATGTGCTTTGCCTCAGtgctggtgattttttttttttttttttttggttctttttttcggagctggggaccgaacccagggccttgcgcttcctaggcaagcgctctaccactgagcgaaatccccaaccccagtgctgGTGATTTTAATATGATTGGACTAGGcttcttggagagagagagagagagagagagagagagagagagagagagagagagagagaggaagaaggaggaggaggaggaggaggaggaggaggaggaggaggaggaggaggaggaggaggaggaaaaagaggaggaggagttgggaaTGCTTTTATGgctgcttttatattttaaaaaggagggAATTTTGAATGTGATTAGCCAGAGGTCACAGGGCGGACAAAACTCGGAGTAAGTTCATCAAAGCCTTGCAGCTGTAAGCACTGATCAGGAACTAAAGGAACGGTTCTTTGAAGTTATAAGGAAGCTGTGAAGGTGGGAGGTCAGAGTGGTCCCCAAGGCCCTAAGACCGTTTATGAACTCTTCTATCCTTTCAAGTCTCCACGACTCCCCCAACCCTTCCAACACCCCCATCCCACCAATATCCCacttcccacccccatccctgtgCTTTTGCTTCGGGGATGTGAGTGCTGTCCAGTTGTGTCAAAGTGGAATTCACTCCACAAGAGCCCTCaccccccatccctccctctctcttcagtTTCTGATCCTGGAGAGTAAAACCTGGCCTTTGCACATTTCAAGCATACACTCTACCCCTGAGCCGCACCCTGACCcttaccattcattcattcattcattcattcattcactcactgttCCAAACTGAGAGGAAGAGTTGCCAATGATTCTCTTGTATAAGTACTTTTTCAGATGGAGATCAAATGTCTCTTTTTGATGTCTACATTGGCATACAAAAGAAAACAGGCTTTAGTTATATACTTATCCACACTTGCGTGAGTGTGCACTCTTCCTGAGCCTCTCCACAGCACTGTCGTGAAAGTCCTGTTAGACATCTCTGTTTTACAAGTGGAAAAATGGGGCTCAGAAAGGGGAAGTGaattgcccaaggtcacacagctgcaAGACCCCAATCTGAACCCACGTGTGTTGGTTTCTAGTGCACACATTACTACTTAGAGATTTACCTAGAATATTTCATGGCAGCAAGTGGGGGAAAGGCCGCAAACCTCCTCTCAGCGATTCTGACAGAGTCTTCCATTCTTACACTGCTTTGTATGGCAGCTATAGGAActaggtactttttttttttaaaggattttattttatgtatatgagtacactgtcactaccttcatacacaccagaataggacatcagacctcattactgatggttgggaacctccatgtggttgctgggaattgaactcaggacctctggaggggcagtcagtgctcttaaccgctgagccatctctccagcccttgatccCTAACATAATTACTTTCTCATCAGAGAACAGATTTTTCACTCTGGAAGCTGTTTAGGATGAACTGCAATTTGTTTCGCTCAGAATATCGTCTGTGTGTGACCAGGCACTTTAATACTGCACTGTGGTGTGGGGCAGTTAGCTGACCGTGGTAGCCAGCTGCATGTTACCAGCAGCATCTTCAGAACGCACCACAGTTCCCGTAAGGCCATACTTTGCTTGGGCCATTACAAGTGGCTGTACCTGTAGAGAAGTTAGAATGGGCCGTTCCTGCCTAACACAGGATCCTGGGGTGAGCCATGCGGGTGCTGTTCGCCCCAAGTCACGGCTGAGGTTTCCTCAGGGCATCAGTGCTGAGGCCCCTCCTACTCGATTCTCCTTCCGCTTTCCCTCGGCCTCTGTTGTCCTTAGGGTGCTGCCTGTCTCTGCATGACTGGGGCTGGGTTCCCAGTGCATCCTTGCCTAAATTCTGAGGAGAGGCAGCTGGCATGTTATTTAAGTATAGTGAAGTTGAAGTTACACAGATCACTGGCAAAAGGTGAGTCACCGATCACACCTGTGCACAAAGAAGGCTAGAAAATGTCCCTGGCTTGGACATCCAGGAAAAAAGGGGGAACCGGATTTAGGTGGATAACTGGTACTTCACCGCAGTGAGCAGTGGAGAAACGAGAGGTatatttccctccccctccctttgctTCCTTCCCCACCCATCTTGTACAAACAAAAGCAGGTTCTCTATCACTGAAACATCAACCCGTAGCTAAAACGGTCCAGAGGgcggtttcttttcttttttttttttttttcttttttttttttcttttttggttctttttttcggagctggggccccgaacccagggccttgcgcttcctaggcaagcgctctaccactgagctaaatccccaacccctcttttctttctttttaattttattttttattcagttattaattttttaattgagaCAGGCGTTCACTATGTGGCTCTgactgtcctgcaactcactacacagaccaggctggcctgaaacccacctgcctttgcctaccACAGGCTGGTATTAAAGGCCTGCAGCCAACTACTGCAGAACTGATTTCTAATCCTGAAACTGTGCAGACGACACGGAGTAGCAGAAAGCCTGACAGTGTCtggtttctcttcttcctctgcactgttttttttaatctttgcaaGTAGATGCACTTACTACTGTCCACGTCCATGCACTTCTTCAGCTACAACCACACATTTTGTTATTTTCAGGCTCTCAATGTCATATATtcaatattcaaaatattcaaattaatttttttttttacttttctttaggACTCACAGGCCATTTTGGGAGCctgtgtttactttttaaaataattggaCACTTTCTCACTGCCGTTGATCCCTAACATAATTACTTTCTCATCAGAGAACAGATTTTTCACTATGGAAGCTGTTTAGGATGAACTGCAATTTGTTTCGCTCAGAATATCGTCTGTGTGTGATACAATCATGGCTCGAGTCCCGAGAGACCACATCAGGCCAATGCAGTCCCATGTGGAAGAGGTTCGTTGAGGATGACGGGACAGAAGGGGgtcgggagagagagaacaaagagaaaaagagaaagagaaagaggaagtgggcaggaagggtctgccttttatttaaactGTCCGGTGTAACTACTCCCAGGTGACGGTGGGAGCTGAAACAAATGCatgctgttgccatggcaacagatgcacaGGTCCCGGTCACTGTTGGAGGTGAAAGTTCCTGATATCAACAGTCTGTATCAATGACTATACTAGGTTGGGCTGAAGAGAATCTATAGTGTATTGTCAATCCGGCTGCTTTCTGATAGTGTTGTTCAACTCTTTTCCCCCCGTCCTTTTTTGTGTGGGGAAGGGGTGCTCACtgtgtagcacaggatggcatcACACATAATTTTCCAGCTTCCACCTCCTAGATGCTAGGATTACGGACTTCTGCCTTTGCAGTTGGCTAACTGCTCCTCTATGGTGACCTTTCCGGGGACCCTGTTTAGCCTTGAACTTGGTGCGGAATATCAAAATGAAAGGTTTAACCCAGAGTTTGCTTTTAGCCAACagaatgtaaaaaattaaaacacaccgTTCAGGTGATAATTGTGTGTAGGCAGTGAAATATGATAGAAAGTTAACATTCTGTGAACCTACTAATATTCTTGTACAAATTTGCATTCTGAGTTAATATCATCAGCATACCAAGACACTATGATTAGCCATTTTCCTCGACTGCTAAGCAAATTTATAAAGGACCAGTACCgtaaggcagatttttttttttttttttttttttttttggagacagtatcaccatgtagtcttggttggGCTACAACTCACGGTTTAAACCgtgctagccttgaattcatagagctctctctgccttcctctgcctcctgcgtgccaAATAACCTGGAAAACAGAACTAGAACAAGATGGTTGTATGTCTATGATAATTTGTCTTTCTCCCACAGGCAGAGCTACCAGCACCTTCCTGTTCGACACCTTCTGATCTCAGCACTGACAGTAAATGCTAGTGCACCCTGACAACTTTCTCTCCACTCTGCATGGTGCCCCTAGGGGAAATCATTCATCTTTCCTAGAACCAGCCTCCTTGTGTTATAGAGATTTTCATTCAGTCCTCTTCCAGCTGAGGCTTTGTCCAGCATGTTTTTCCATACTTTTCTAGATGTCCTAGACATAGATGCTTTCTCTCTGACCATTTCAGTGGCCTTTCCCTGGCTCTTTGAAGTCCGCCATCTTTCCTGGGTTACATTGTGCACTCCACATGATATGATGTTATACTTGTTGCTACTCATGTTATTATGTCTGTGGAGAACTGCATGCATGATTCTGGAAGGCAATAAGTGTGCTTTAAAAACCCCAGACTTAGCCCAACCCAATCTCCAAAAAGACCTGGAGACGCTGGGACTTTAGACAGTGTCATTCAAAAGGCCGATGGAGGGATCTGATTCCCTTCCCTTTCACTGCAAACAGCTGTTGCTTGTTCCCAAGACAGAGTCCTGGCACAGCTCTTGGACACACAGAGTgtgaccttttcttctttcttagagAGAAACTTGTCAGACCATCAGAGGGCGTTCTGGGAGAGATTGGCAGTCCTCTTTCCCAGAGAGCTGACAGTGGGATGCTTGCTAGCCATAGTTCTGGACAGTACAGAATGGTTTCCATTGTTTCTTTTTGGTGATATGCATTTTGCTTGTCTTTTTAGAGACTGTGTGTGTTAGGACATACTTTTGGAGAATGGTCTCCAGACACCTTGAATCTCCTTTCCTTGTCCATGATTAATTTTATCTAAGGATCAGTGCTATTCAACACGTGATCACATAAATCCACCATCAAACTATGCTCAATCTGGATGTTTTAACAATCGCTTTAgtacagaaacacacaaaatgggtataaaatagtttttatgtCATAGAAGCAAATCAAATCGAAAAAGTCAGGAATTCGTTGCACTTACTAATAGtaatcatgactcaacaaactgtaacccaacaatcatatttatgttaaattctcaatccacaatacatcaaCACAATAAACTtataaccaattgataaggatataagcctcccacctagataagataaatttgcctacagaaatccatcctaactaccttggcaattcaagaccgaCCTGATCTGgttcatctttctccatctccatcttgattcccttccttttccctctctccctccttacaaaaactttgtccccaccatatttttattactgtccaatcatggcttGATCTAactggtgccagccctcacctgcatatgaACATCAACCTACAGTcatgtgcttgcctagcatgcacaaatcTCTGGGCTCAATCCCCAATGCCGTACACATACAAATTAATAAAGTTGACTGCTGTACTAGAATGAGTAAGAACTCTAGAAAATCACACCTAATCCAGAGAGAGGCAACCAACAGCCGGCCAGCTGTACCATGTGGAAAGACAGAAGGGTTGGTGGATCTTCTGATTTTCTTTCAAGAACTTTGGGGGTTTTGTATGAAATTATCCCATCTTAAAATGCTGACAGCTTATTCAAattggagggaaggagaaggaagaagagaaggaaacagagggcagggaagaagggatcaaggaagagaggagagagaagggggagggaaaggggagagacacagagacaaagacagggagaATATGCTCTTTGAAGTTGAAGGAGAATAAAACACATCCCAATAGCTACCTGTTAGTGACTCTTGCGTTATACAAAATTTTCAGTTTCTCCTTTCAACCATTCAATAATGAACTTAACTCCAGgtggctgtgatcaggatgtaaagtgaataaaaataaataaataaataaataaataaataaataggggggaAAACCCTTCATTTAAGTCGGTCATGGTGGAGCACCTATAAACCCAGAATTTGGAAGTCTGAGGCATGGTGGTCTTGAGAAAATGACAGTCTCAAGCACACAAAacagacagaccacacacacacacacacacacacacacacacgcacacacacacacacaaataaaagaatgaaataaaagaaatcgCAGAATTTCCATCGTTTTACgaccttatttttaattaaagacgATTGTtacaacatatttttaaaaaccacgttttaaatttaattacaaAGGAGATGAAGGCCCAAGTACTGAGAGACATGTTTGCATTTtagctgattttttaaaaagagtgatCACAATTTACAGGCCTGGAGTTTTTGTTTGTACTTGAAGATCTGGAGGGCACTACACTTCTAAAATTCACTTCTGATTTTACGTAGTTAAACTTTCAGGACAGTAGGCTCAAAATTCACCTCAAAATTAGTAGTAAAGGGACTGAGAAACAATTGTCCTGATAATCCagtcttagatttatttatttatttaacctaCAAGGCTTTAATCTACATAGAAGGTGTGATGCCAAGTCACACTCAGAGTTCATTACAATCCagaaaggagggaggatgggTATTCATTTTCTCAAGCTGAAAACCCGAGATTTCGAACCATTCAACATGACTCAGGTTCTTACGCACAGTTCATTTAAAAATGTGGTGATATACATTGTATCCCACTTCCTAGGAGAAATTCGCACCTCTTTAGTCTTCTCATTCCCGCTATTCAGCTTCTTTTTGCATAATATATATCTGTTTCCAGTATTTCTTCTGCTCCTTAAGGCAAAATTGAGATGCCGCAAAAAAAAGCTCTCCTGCTGACTCAGATTCTTCTCACCCTGACCTGCTGCCCTATTTTGGAATCCCGACTAGCCTACCCTCCATCCCAGTTCCTAGTCTAAAATGCCCTACGCCTTCCGCCCCGGCTGCGCTGTCCTCTGCTCCGCAGCACCTGCCCCTAGTGCTCCTGCCAGCCCGCAGCCTCAGCCATTCCAGAAATTGACAAAGAAGTTGCAAAGGGAGTGCCACTTCTCAGTGCAGTAGGTCTCAGTGAGCTCGGCATTCTGGTCCAGCCCGTTGGGCTGGAGTCCGACCGCCTCAGGAGTCTCCGGAACCGGGTCTGAGCCCGCCTTCCTCCCGCCTGAGTTGGACTTCACCAGCAAGGGCTTCTTTTCGGGCTGGGAGCTCGGGGACCGCACCGACTGTCGCGGTCGAGCCCGGCTCCGCACCCTGGGCCGGGGCTCCTCGCTAGGACGTGCGGGCAGGCTGGAGTGCGCGGGCGGGTGTAGCTCAGCGCTGGCCGTCTTGTGGGCGCACAGGCGCGGCGGCAGCGGCGCGGTGTCCAGGCAGGGCCGCGGTCTCCTGCGCAGCGCGCCCAGCAGCCGTTTCCAGTAGTGCGCGCTCCGGGAGCCGGTGGCCGCGCAGCGCTCTGGATACCCGCGGTAGGTGCAGTGCAGGCTCGCCCCGCCCGGGACCTGGCAGCGCAGGGCCAGCTCTCCGCCCGTCGGCGTCCCCGGGGCGGGCACCAGGAGCTGCCAGCTGCACGCGTGCTGCTCTGGGCTCACGAAGCGACCCAAGGAGCCGTCTCTGGGGCCGGAGGCCCGGGCCACTTCCCTGCCAGCCGCCCCCTTGTCCCTCCCGGCGGCCGAGAGGAAGCAGCCTCCCAGCAGCAGTAGCAGCGACAGCGGCGAGAGCGACGCCCGCGGCCTGGGAGGACTCACGCCCGCGTTGGCCATGCCACTCCTCTGGGATTCCTGGAGCCTCAGCGCAGGTAGCACGCGGTGAGGAGCATCCTCGGATCTGCGAATGAAGGCTCCAGATGAATCCCGCTCAGCCCTCtccctggacacaggaacctgcCAACTCCCCTGACCCGATTTTCCCCGAAGcaagtgttctgctagcagcgaAGAGCCCCTCTAAAGAGCTGCCTTTCCTAAGGGAACAACTTAATGTTTAAGGAATCGGTTTAAAACTTTCACTAAGATAGAAAAATGAAGCTTAATGATCGCCCTCCCAACCCTACCACCAAACTGTCTACAAAATCATTTCAGGTTAATCGGATACCTGTGCTTTTCGCTTACCGAATTCCAGAAGAGGTGGAGATAGAGCGAATGACTGCATAAGGGATTAGTCTGCTTTATACGGCTGTCTGTGAATTAACCTGTTATCAATGGGACAGAAGGGGCCTCCCCCTTCATGCCCCTCCCAGACTTCTCTCACACTAGGTTTCACCCGCTGCTAACACACACAGAAGATACAACGGCGAGCAGACTCACTCCGCCGCAGATATATAATAGAAACAGCCATGtaacatgaaatataaaatgcTGAATTTGCTTCCACCGCTGAAAATAAGGCAAATGTTAACacaactttctttccttttgaaacTTGTACATATTTATCTGGTCtatatagttaaaaaaaaagataaaatgaaacaatATTCAGAACCAGATGCTATTcgcagttttcttttttctttttgcatcgCACGTTATTTCTTGTATGTGTGTACCCCAGGGATCCAACTCGTTTGTAGGGCCCAGTGGGGTGGCAATCACCTTTGCCTATGGAGTCGTCTCAAAAGTCCCACTATTTTCAGTCTATTTTTCTTATCACTCAGTTCTGTATTTTCATCAGTACACCTAAGCGGGGGCATTCTGGTTTTTTAACTATTTGGGATATGGTAAATTAGTTCTAAATATCTTTCAAAACTCAAAGGTCCTAAAAGAACTAATTGCTTTGTGGTTGGAAAGTAATACAAATCCAAGTGGCATAATTAAGCACTAACCCGTTCTTCGCCTGCCTCTTCAGGAGAGGGGTAGACTTTGGGTCGAGTTAGttttgctgtgtgtttatttttctttgcaagttttttataataacatttataaaattaaaaaagaattttgtttactcttattgttgtgtgtgtgtgcttgaatgctACAGCGCATTTGAGGAAGCCAAAAGACAAGTTTCAGGAATCTGCTATCTCCTCCCACCTTGTTGGTCTCAAGAATTGAAGGATTCAACTCAGATGACCAGGCTGAGCAGCAAGTCTCTTTAATTTGCTGGGCCATAAGAcgcccttttttttaaaacagggtctctccTGCCTTGAGTTCATTGTGGATCTGACTGTGACCTTGACCTTGTATTTTAAGCAAAGTTACTTTTAAACTTTGAGATTTTTATAT is part of the Rattus norvegicus strain BN/NHsdMcwi chromosome 1, GRCr8, whole genome shotgun sequence genome and harbors:
- the Fgfbp3 gene encoding fibroblast growth factor-binding protein 3 precursor, whose amino-acid sequence is MANAGVSPPRPRASLSPLSLLLLLGGCFLSAAGRDKGAAGREVARASGPRDGSLGRFVSPEQHACSWQLLVPAPGTPTGGELALRCQVPGGASLHCTYRGYPERCAATGSRSAHYWKRLLGALRRRPRPCLDTAPLPPRLCAHKTASAELHPPAHSSLPARPSEEPRPRVRSRARPRQSVRSPSSQPEKKPLLVKSNSGGRKAGSDPVPETPEAVGLQPNGLDQNAELTETYCTEKWHSLCNFFVNFWNG